Proteins from one Microbacterium faecale genomic window:
- a CDS encoding class I SAM-dependent methyltransferase produces MTSYTHGHHESVLRSHRSRTAQNSAAYLLRLLKPADRLLDVGAGPGTITADLAELVLEVTATEIGEEELTLTRATAAERGSTNIDFRTADTHALPFDDDTFDVTHAHQVLQHVADPVRAMREMARVTKPGGIVAVRDSDHAGFCWWPQLPALDKWLSLYRTAARANGGEPDAGRRLLSWAHAAGLNDATATSSTWCYANPTERAWWGSMWADRILNSAIARQLIDSGFAAQAELQEISDAWKEWAADEDGWISILHGEIVCRVPPTAG; encoded by the coding sequence ATGACGTCATATACCCACGGTCATCACGAATCGGTTCTGCGCTCGCACCGCTCGCGCACCGCGCAGAACTCAGCCGCGTACCTTCTTCGGCTGCTGAAGCCTGCCGACCGGCTTCTCGACGTAGGTGCCGGACCTGGCACAATTACGGCCGACCTTGCCGAGCTCGTTCTCGAGGTCACTGCGACCGAGATCGGCGAGGAGGAGCTGACGCTCACCCGCGCGACTGCAGCCGAACGCGGAAGCACGAACATCGACTTCCGAACCGCCGACACTCATGCACTCCCGTTTGATGACGACACATTCGATGTCACGCATGCACATCAGGTGCTGCAGCACGTCGCCGACCCGGTGCGGGCTATGCGGGAGATGGCGCGTGTCACGAAGCCGGGCGGCATCGTCGCCGTGCGTGACAGCGACCACGCCGGTTTCTGCTGGTGGCCGCAACTTCCCGCCCTGGACAAGTGGCTGAGCTTGTACCGCACGGCAGCACGCGCCAACGGAGGCGAGCCGGATGCCGGGCGCCGGCTGCTCTCCTGGGCGCACGCAGCTGGCCTCAACGACGCCACCGCCACGTCGAGCACCTGGTGCTACGCCAACCCGACTGAGCGCGCCTGGTGGGGAAGCATGTGGGCCGACCGCATCCTGAACTCCGCGATCGCGCGGCAGCTCATCGACTCAGGCTTTGCCGCGCAAGCCGAACTTCAGGAGATTAGCGACGCGTGGAAGGAGTGGGCAGCCGACGAGGACGGCTGGATCTCTATCCTCCATGGCGAGATCGTCTGCCGAGTCCCGCCAACTGCGGGGTGA
- a CDS encoding PHP domain-containing protein, which translates to MNFPADSHVHSEWSWDTGGPESAARGRMRATCEHAVRIGLPAVTFTEHLDFPGTWRSSSDDLMPHQRRFLSADGAVEHPLLNAEGYLDSIDRFRRAFPDLVIRSGVELGQPHLFEEAAGDLIDLSALDLVLGSLHTLDMGGGLRAEPVTLYAEHPAAEVMWAYLEEVPRMVEGSDSFAVFTHIDYAARTWPTWDLGPFDPRAFEEGFRRAMRSIAERGRALEMNTGRLWSWVPQWWAEEGGRAVTFGSDAHTPDAVARNFPEAVAMLEHYGFRAGANTWDYWVR; encoded by the coding sequence ATGAACTTCCCTGCGGATAGTCACGTTCATAGCGAGTGGTCGTGGGACACGGGTGGCCCCGAATCAGCTGCCCGAGGGCGAATGCGCGCGACCTGTGAACACGCGGTCCGTATCGGGCTGCCTGCGGTTACTTTCACCGAACACCTCGACTTCCCTGGCACATGGCGATCAAGCTCAGATGATCTCATGCCACACCAACGCAGATTTCTCTCCGCTGATGGCGCGGTTGAGCATCCACTACTCAATGCCGAAGGCTATCTCGACAGCATCGACCGCTTCCGGCGGGCGTTCCCTGATCTTGTGATTCGATCGGGAGTTGAGCTAGGTCAGCCCCACCTTTTTGAGGAGGCTGCCGGGGATCTCATCGACCTGTCGGCGCTCGATCTTGTGCTGGGCTCGCTTCACACCCTGGACATGGGTGGCGGCCTGCGCGCCGAGCCCGTGACCCTCTACGCCGAGCATCCGGCAGCGGAGGTTATGTGGGCGTATCTAGAGGAAGTGCCGCGCATGGTCGAGGGCTCCGACAGCTTCGCCGTGTTCACGCACATCGACTATGCGGCGCGCACATGGCCGACGTGGGATCTCGGCCCGTTCGATCCCCGAGCGTTCGAGGAAGGATTTCGTCGGGCGATGCGGTCGATCGCAGAGAGGGGACGCGCGCTCGAGATGAACACCGGCCGTCTGTGGTCGTGGGTGCCCCAGTGGTGGGCCGAGGAAGGTGGCCGCGCTGTGACCTTTGGAAGCGACGCTCACACACCGGATGCGGTGGCCCGTAATTTCCCGGAAGCCGTCGCCATGCTCGAACACTACGGATTCCGAGCTGGCGCAAACACCTGGGACTACTGGGTTCGTTGA
- a CDS encoding NUDIX domain-containing protein: MIATDRRGNHLVSLETASPEELNAAAAHTRCPLALVVLVDGATGDVLFGLNTWRREYELPGGIVERGESFVEAARRELEEETGIRIDTLDLLGYARFTLTDPNRSELGAVYFAKVVNEHATASDEMLQFVWRRPLSESNFTISILDDAIAEWAARSGEATS; encoded by the coding sequence ATGATCGCGACCGACCGCCGCGGCAATCACCTCGTCTCGCTTGAAACGGCGAGCCCCGAAGAACTCAATGCTGCCGCCGCGCACACTCGCTGCCCGCTTGCGCTCGTCGTGCTCGTTGACGGCGCGACAGGAGACGTGTTGTTCGGCCTGAACACCTGGCGACGCGAATATGAGCTTCCCGGTGGCATTGTTGAGCGCGGGGAGTCGTTCGTCGAAGCGGCACGACGAGAGCTCGAAGAAGAAACTGGCATCCGAATCGACACTCTCGATCTCCTCGGCTACGCACGTTTCACTCTAACGGACCCGAACCGCAGCGAACTAGGTGCGGTCTACTTCGCGAAGGTTGTCAACGAGCACGCAACGGCCAGTGACGAGATGCTGCAGTTCGTCTGGCGGCGGCCGCTGAGCGAGTCGAATTTTACGATCTCCATACTTGACGACGCGATCGCAGAGTGGGCGGCTCGCTCTGGTGAAGCCACCTCATAG
- the cmtR gene encoding Cd(II)/Pb(II)-sensing metalloregulatory transcriptional regulator CmtR, producing MLTIASRLDVMNRLGRAMADPTRSRILMSLLGGPSYPAVLSRELELTRSNVSNHLTCLRDCGIVVAEPEGRQTRYEIADPHLAAALVALVDVTLAVDEHAPCVDSACTVAGCCGAGADA from the coding sequence GTGCTGACTATTGCCTCACGCCTCGATGTCATGAACCGGCTCGGCCGGGCCATGGCCGATCCCACGCGTTCCCGAATCCTAATGTCTCTGCTCGGTGGACCGAGCTACCCGGCTGTGCTCTCTCGTGAGCTGGAGCTGACACGGTCGAACGTGTCGAATCATCTCACCTGCCTGCGAGACTGCGGGATCGTCGTTGCCGAGCCGGAGGGTCGCCAGACTCGTTACGAGATCGCCGACCCGCATCTTGCGGCTGCGCTCGTCGCGCTCGTGGACGTGACTCTGGCGGTCGATGAGCATGCGCCGTGCGTGGACTCTGCGTGCACGGTGGCTGGCTGCTGTGGGGCGGGGGCTGACGCGTGA
- a CDS encoding heavy metal translocating P-type ATPase gives MSAACGCEHEPAATVGEEIEEAERPWWRDRGVMVPVFSGVAFLAGLIFEWSGLEIPALVLFWVGLLLGASTFTPGALRKLFKGKLGIGLLMTISAIGAVILGYVEEAAALAFLYSIAEALEDKAMDRARGGLRALLKLVPETATVLQGGVSAQVPASELTVGQVMVVRPGERIATDGVVRSGRSSLDTSAITGESIPVEVEPGDAVSAGAINSAGALEVEATAAGTDNSLTTIVELVEKAQTEKGERARLADRIARPLVPGVLILAALVAIIGSLLGDPEVWITRALVVLVAASPCALAISVPLTVVAAIGAASKFGVIIKSGAVFERFGTVRYVAVDKTGTLTRNEPAVTAVLTANGVTEAQALAWAAALEQHSTHPLASAITAAAPGTPAAADVTEQAGHGIVGTVDGSRITVGSPRWLDAGDLAERVAELEEQGMTVVIVHRNGTPVAAIGVRDELRPEVPEVVRTLTGQGVGVTMLTGDNARTARALAAQAGISDVRAELRPEDKATAIGELSKAGPVAMIGDGINDAPALASADIGIAMGATGSDAAIESADVAFTGHDLRLIPRAFDHARRGRQIINQNIILSLLIITALLPLALFGVLGLAAVVLVHEVAEVIVILNGLRAARTRTPRLES, from the coding sequence GTGAGCGCGGCGTGCGGCTGCGAGCACGAGCCTGCCGCGACGGTGGGCGAAGAGATCGAAGAGGCCGAGCGGCCCTGGTGGAGAGACCGCGGGGTCATGGTGCCGGTGTTCTCCGGCGTTGCGTTCCTGGCCGGTCTGATCTTCGAGTGGTCCGGGCTCGAGATCCCGGCACTGGTGCTGTTCTGGGTCGGACTGCTTCTGGGCGCGTCGACGTTCACGCCCGGCGCGCTCCGGAAACTGTTCAAGGGCAAGCTCGGCATCGGGCTGCTGATGACGATCAGCGCGATCGGTGCCGTCATCCTCGGGTACGTGGAGGAGGCTGCAGCTCTGGCGTTCTTGTACTCGATCGCGGAGGCGCTTGAGGACAAGGCGATGGACCGCGCCCGCGGCGGACTGAGGGCACTGCTGAAGCTCGTGCCGGAGACAGCGACAGTGCTGCAGGGCGGCGTCTCCGCGCAGGTGCCGGCGAGCGAGTTGACGGTCGGCCAGGTCATGGTGGTCCGCCCGGGTGAGCGGATCGCGACTGACGGGGTCGTGCGCTCTGGCCGCTCCAGCCTGGACACTTCCGCGATCACCGGGGAGTCGATCCCGGTCGAGGTCGAGCCCGGCGACGCGGTGTCGGCCGGTGCGATCAACAGCGCCGGCGCCCTGGAGGTCGAGGCGACCGCTGCGGGCACCGACAACTCGCTCACGACGATCGTGGAGCTGGTCGAGAAAGCGCAGACCGAGAAGGGCGAGCGTGCTCGTCTGGCGGACAGGATCGCCCGCCCACTGGTGCCCGGCGTTCTGATCCTCGCTGCGCTCGTCGCGATCATCGGGTCGCTGCTGGGCGACCCGGAGGTGTGGATCACTCGCGCGCTCGTCGTGCTGGTCGCCGCTTCTCCGTGTGCGCTGGCGATCTCGGTGCCGCTGACGGTCGTCGCGGCGATCGGTGCGGCGAGCAAGTTCGGTGTGATCATCAAGTCCGGCGCCGTTTTCGAGCGATTCGGCACGGTCCGATACGTTGCCGTCGACAAGACCGGCACCCTCACCCGCAACGAGCCCGCCGTGACCGCCGTGCTCACTGCGAACGGGGTGACCGAGGCTCAGGCTCTGGCCTGGGCGGCCGCGTTGGAGCAGCACAGCACGCATCCTCTCGCCTCAGCGATCACTGCCGCGGCGCCGGGGACTCCCGCAGCTGCAGATGTGACCGAGCAGGCCGGGCACGGCATTGTCGGCACCGTCGACGGATCGAGAATCACCGTCGGTAGTCCCCGCTGGCTGGACGCCGGCGACCTCGCGGAGCGGGTCGCGGAGTTGGAAGAGCAGGGCATGACCGTCGTCATCGTGCACCGCAACGGAACCCCCGTCGCCGCGATCGGCGTCCGTGACGAACTGCGCCCGGAAGTCCCCGAGGTCGTCCGGACACTCACCGGCCAGGGCGTCGGGGTGACGATGCTCACCGGCGACAACGCCCGGACCGCTCGCGCGCTGGCGGCGCAGGCCGGGATCAGCGACGTGCGAGCAGAGCTGCGCCCTGAAGACAAAGCGACCGCGATCGGGGAACTGTCGAAGGCGGGACCGGTCGCGATGATCGGCGACGGCATCAACGACGCCCCGGCCCTCGCGTCCGCGGACATCGGCATCGCGATGGGAGCGACCGGATCCGACGCAGCGATCGAGTCCGCCGACGTGGCCTTCACCGGGCATGATCTCCGCCTGATCCCGCGAGCGTTCGATCACGCCCGGCGCGGTCGACAGATCATCAACCAGAACATCATCCTGTCGCTGCTGATCATCACCGCACTGCTCCCGCTCGCGCTCTTCGGGGTCCTGGGGCTAGCCGCTGTCGTCCTGGTCCATGAGGTCGCGGAGGTCATCGTGATCCTCAACGGCCTGCGTGCCGCACGCACCCGCACGCCACGACTGGAAAGCTGA
- a CDS encoding cadmium resistance transporter, translating to MLATIGSAIGLFSATNIDDIVVLTVLFLASSRGKPRPWQIVAGQYLGFITLVVISVIAALGLTIVPDEWVGFLGLIPLGIGIWTLIRGLRRNGDDDDDDSKITAVGLWGVAGITIANGADNISLYTPIFRTSAPSDVAIMIVVFLILVAVWCAAGRLIGTNKAVTEGLERVEHWLVPAVFIGLGLFILIESGVIVRLIEVLA from the coding sequence ATGCTCGCCACCATCGGTTCAGCGATCGGCCTGTTCTCGGCAACCAACATCGACGACATTGTCGTGCTCACCGTGCTGTTCCTCGCTTCCAGTCGAGGGAAGCCCCGGCCGTGGCAGATCGTCGCGGGCCAGTATCTCGGGTTCATCACCCTCGTCGTGATCAGCGTGATCGCCGCTCTCGGTCTCACCATCGTTCCGGACGAATGGGTCGGTTTCCTGGGTCTGATCCCGCTCGGCATCGGGATCTGGACGCTCATTCGCGGCCTGCGCCGTAACGGCGATGACGATGATGACGACTCCAAGATCACTGCGGTCGGACTATGGGGCGTCGCAGGGATCACGATCGCCAACGGGGCCGACAACATCTCCCTCTACACGCCGATCTTCCGCACCAGTGCCCCCAGCGACGTCGCGATCATGATCGTCGTGTTCCTGATCCTCGTCGCAGTCTGGTGCGCGGCCGGCCGGCTGATCGGCACCAACAAGGCTGTTACCGAGGGGCTGGAGCGCGTCGAGCACTGGCTCGTACCGGCCGTGTTCATCGGCCTGGGCCTGTTCATCCTGATCGAATCTGGGGTCATCGTCCGTCTGATCGAGGTGCTCGCATGA
- a CDS encoding signal peptidase II produces the protein MTSSQAEAHPPAARKLSSTRRRQLTGGALLIAVVVVLIDQGTKVWAEATLTERERIPLIGDMLGLQLAYNPGAAFSFGEGFTWVFALLAVAATVTAIVFAFRVQRVGWAIVIGALGGAAASHAGDRLFRDPGFARGHVVDFLAYGNWFIGNIADIVIFAAAITGAVFMIRTGDESTE, from the coding sequence ATGACCTCCTCCCAGGCAGAGGCTCATCCGCCCGCTGCGCGCAAACTATCGTCGACCCGGCGGCGGCAGCTCACTGGTGGAGCGCTCTTGATCGCCGTGGTCGTCGTGCTGATCGATCAGGGAACCAAGGTGTGGGCCGAAGCGACCCTCACCGAGCGCGAGCGCATCCCGCTGATCGGTGACATGCTGGGTTTGCAGCTCGCCTATAACCCCGGAGCGGCATTCTCCTTCGGGGAAGGCTTCACCTGGGTGTTCGCGCTGCTCGCTGTCGCCGCCACGGTCACAGCGATCGTGTTCGCGTTCCGAGTGCAACGCGTGGGATGGGCGATCGTCATCGGCGCGCTCGGCGGCGCTGCCGCCTCACACGCAGGCGACCGCCTTTTCCGCGACCCCGGATTCGCCCGGGGCCACGTCGTAGACTTCCTCGCCTACGGAAACTGGTTCATCGGCAACATCGCCGACATCGTAATCTTCGCCGCAGCGATCACCGGAGCAGTTTTCATGATCCGCACCGGGGATGAGAGCACCGAGTGA
- a CDS encoding DUF305 domain-containing protein, translating into MSKDAHETNERQAGAKKHGSLTMYLRFAAMILTGMVVMYWTMFAGVWEWGHIRFSESRVFMALTMGGAMGLVMLAWMLNMYKHRKANIAVIIVSVLLLGGGIALDRSQITVDDTAYMRAMIPHHSLAITRSERAQLQDVRVCELAVEISEAQRREILEMDWLIADIESNGLALTAEDAQDRPVPDFERVADRQCSDDG; encoded by the coding sequence ATGTCGAAGGACGCGCACGAAACAAATGAACGACAAGCAGGGGCGAAAAAGCACGGATCGCTGACGATGTACTTGCGATTCGCGGCGATGATTCTCACCGGCATGGTCGTGATGTATTGGACGATGTTCGCTGGAGTGTGGGAATGGGGGCACATACGCTTCAGCGAAAGCCGCGTCTTCATGGCGCTCACTATGGGCGGCGCCATGGGGCTGGTCATGCTGGCCTGGATGCTCAACATGTACAAGCACAGGAAAGCGAACATTGCGGTCATCATCGTCAGCGTTCTCCTCCTCGGAGGAGGCATCGCCCTCGACCGCAGCCAGATCACCGTCGACGACACCGCGTACATGCGCGCAATGATTCCGCATCACTCGCTCGCGATCACCCGATCCGAGCGAGCACAGCTGCAGGATGTCCGCGTCTGCGAACTTGCGGTTGAAATCAGTGAAGCGCAGCGCCGGGAGATCCTCGAAATGGACTGGCTCATCGCCGACATCGAAAGCAACGGACTCGCGCTGACGGCCGAGGACGCGCAAGACCGACCCGTTCCAGACTTCGAACGGGTCGCCGACCGCCAGTGCTCGGACGACGGATGA